A genomic window from Desulfosporosinus sp. Sb-LF includes:
- the citD gene encoding citrate lyase acyl carrier protein: MKITKVAKAGTLESNDILIMVMPNESGKVELELESIVMRQFGDVIEQVILHKVKEMGVEGIMIKAQDKGALDYTIGARVETAIKRAF; this comes from the coding sequence ATGAAAATAACTAAAGTTGCTAAAGCAGGTACATTGGAGTCCAATGATATTCTTATAATGGTTATGCCAAATGAATCCGGAAAAGTTGAGCTTGAACTCGAAAGTATCGTTATGCGACAGTTCGGCGATGTGATTGAGCAAGTGATTTTACATAAAGTTAAGGAAATGGGCGTTGAGGGGATTATGATTAAGGCTCAAGATAAGGGAGCTTTAGATTATACGATCGGTGCAAGGGTAGAAACGGCTATTAAGAGAGCTTTCTAG
- a CDS encoding TSUP family transporter, protein MWLNLFIICTLGFLAAGVDAIAGGGGLISLPALLMVGVPPHLALGTNKFAASMASLNSSVAFARSGKVQFSLVKWQIPFTFIGASLGVWAVLGVSSAFLNKAVLILILLVGIYTLLHKNLGMENKFEGLNSINIAVGCLLALALGFYDGFFGPGTGSFLIFSLITIFGFDFVVASANSKVLNFVSNFTSLLLFAWNGKILLYYGIPMALFMVLGSLIGTKLAINYGAELVKPIFVTMSLLVAAKLIYQAL, encoded by the coding sequence ATGTGGCTTAATCTGTTTATTATCTGTACTCTCGGTTTCTTGGCTGCGGGAGTGGATGCGATTGCTGGAGGAGGAGGGCTCATTAGTCTGCCCGCCTTACTGATGGTTGGTGTGCCCCCCCATCTTGCTCTTGGAACCAATAAATTCGCAGCATCTATGGCCTCTCTAAACAGTTCCGTTGCGTTTGCACGTTCTGGGAAAGTACAATTTTCCTTGGTAAAGTGGCAAATTCCCTTTACTTTTATTGGTGCATCCCTTGGAGTTTGGGCCGTTCTTGGGGTTAGCTCTGCTTTTTTAAATAAAGCAGTCCTAATCTTAATTTTATTAGTGGGAATTTATACTTTACTCCATAAAAACCTAGGGATGGAGAATAAATTCGAGGGTCTTAATTCTATAAATATCGCTGTAGGGTGTCTGCTTGCGTTGGCCTTAGGATTTTATGATGGTTTTTTCGGTCCAGGAACAGGCTCTTTCCTGATCTTTTCGCTTATTACCATCTTCGGATTCGACTTCGTTGTTGCCTCTGCTAATTCTAAAGTTTTAAATTTCGTCAGCAACTTTACCTCTCTTCTGCTCTTTGCCTGGAATGGAAAGATTCTCTTGTACTATGGTATCCCTATGGCCCTATTTATGGTTTTAGGCTCCCTCATCGGAACGAAGCTTGCGATTAATTATGGTGCAGAACTCGTCAAGCCAATTTTCGTAACGATGTCGTTATTAGTGGCTGCGAAACTCATCTATCAAGCTTTATAG